Proteins encoded by one window of Paenibacillus sp. DCT19:
- a CDS encoding S-layer homology domain-containing protein → MNQDWKKVLLTSVIVGMLSSTQLANAADLAGGAQGQTTSVFTDQTEIRSTSLQAVQEAVNQGLISGYPDGSFHPRQHLTRREMAVLLAKASQLTIQETLNTGVKNSDWATPYIEAIQKAGWMTGDKSGNFRANDPIRREELASILVRVTGTQGAKGGQEQTLSDEATVSGWAKEQVHTALKLGLLDSSEGKFESKAYVERQDIAKVLVDVFQTGERTASLTKLDGDVAYVDGRPFVISKELQSILNEKNQAALQNAVITYDARTRNLSSVSEIQVTQTGTAKDSVTLDLKGTSYHGTVSVSADHVVLKADTLSRVILKPGVASITIDGDINSVTVDTMDKVTVLGTGTWKEIVLKDVKSLIQLPTSVKTDKVTLPQGGVASQIIRNTPSASAPSSNQGTSTASAGSSGGSSSPSPVPQPQPQPEPQPEPQPEPQPEPPVVVPPTPENQAPVVKATIMNRTVIVGSLVQQIDLTTVFSDPDEDELSYEIKEINQGIASASIQGSTLGISPISVGTTAVKVEATDGKGGSVTASFNYVVMPVLLPPVPPIPPITIPPIIIPPINIPLPPYVLKTLDTVNVDMGTVSKPVQLTGVFGDINGDSLTYTAVSSDPSVVETSVQADTLTLNFKDKAGSATITVKATDPTLLSTQTTFTVNVADPDAGKGLFISEVVWGDEETQAIELYNPTSKEIDLSSYSIKRSDGGDPIEFASGTTIQPYNTLVIADNSTGFPIDEDDQYYISFNVDQLNPQEFILQLYQNGQDNPLDTAMMKPAQSITRTTGIVHGDTSYDATQWIEQGANHYDGLGNYTSINPTP, encoded by the coding sequence ATGAATCAGGATTGGAAAAAAGTGTTGCTGACTTCGGTTATAGTGGGCATGCTGTCGAGTACTCAACTCGCTAATGCAGCAGATCTAGCAGGGGGAGCACAGGGTCAGACAACATCGGTTTTTACCGATCAAACGGAGATTCGTTCCACTTCTCTGCAAGCGGTGCAGGAAGCGGTTAATCAAGGGTTAATTTCAGGCTACCCGGATGGGTCATTTCATCCACGCCAGCATTTGACTCGCAGAGAGATGGCTGTATTGTTAGCCAAAGCATCACAGTTAACCATTCAAGAAACATTGAATACTGGGGTCAAAAATTCAGATTGGGCTACGCCTTATATTGAAGCCATCCAAAAAGCAGGATGGATGACTGGAGATAAATCCGGGAACTTCCGTGCCAATGATCCGATTCGTAGGGAAGAGCTTGCATCGATTTTGGTAAGAGTCACAGGAACACAAGGTGCCAAAGGCGGCCAAGAACAGACGCTTTCGGACGAAGCTACAGTGAGTGGTTGGGCCAAAGAACAGGTACATACAGCATTGAAGCTGGGTTTGTTGGATTCAAGTGAAGGCAAGTTCGAATCCAAAGCCTATGTGGAACGGCAAGATATTGCCAAAGTTTTGGTAGACGTATTCCAGACGGGAGAGCGGACAGCCTCGTTAACGAAATTAGACGGCGATGTTGCCTACGTTGATGGACGTCCTTTCGTCATTAGCAAGGAATTGCAAAGCATTTTGAATGAGAAAAACCAAGCAGCACTACAGAACGCTGTTATCACGTATGACGCACGCACACGTAATTTATCTTCTGTGTCAGAAATTCAGGTTACCCAGACAGGTACGGCTAAAGATTCCGTCACTTTGGATCTGAAAGGAACCTCCTATCATGGGACTGTCTCCGTGTCAGCAGATCACGTTGTTTTGAAAGCCGATACATTGTCCCGGGTTATTTTGAAACCAGGTGTAGCCTCAATCACGATTGATGGCGATATCAACTCTGTAACGGTAGATACAATGGACAAGGTGACTGTTCTCGGAACTGGCACGTGGAAAGAAATTGTGCTGAAAGATGTGAAGTCTCTTATTCAACTGCCTACGAGTGTAAAAACAGACAAAGTGACGCTTCCACAAGGCGGAGTAGCCTCACAGATCATTCGCAATACGCCTTCTGCGAGTGCACCATCCAGTAATCAGGGTACAAGCACTGCGAGTGCAGGTTCATCTGGTGGATCGTCATCGCCATCACCAGTACCACAGCCGCAACCACAACCGGAACCGCAGCCAGAACCACAACCGGAACCACAACCAGAGCCGCCTGTTGTTGTACCTCCGACTCCGGAAAATCAAGCGCCTGTTGTCAAAGCCACTATTATGAATAGAACGGTGATTGTGGGAAGTCTTGTCCAACAAATTGATCTTACAACTGTATTTTCCGATCCGGATGAGGATGAATTGAGTTATGAGATTAAGGAGATCAATCAGGGCATCGCTAGTGCAAGTATCCAGGGCTCAACATTAGGAATTTCACCTATATCAGTGGGGACTACAGCGGTTAAGGTAGAAGCTACGGATGGCAAAGGAGGTAGTGTAACGGCATCTTTTAATTACGTGGTTATGCCAGTTCTCTTACCACCAGTACCGCCGATCCCACCAATCACCATTCCGCCAATTATTATTCCACCGATCAATATACCATTGCCTCCTTATGTGTTAAAAACACTGGACACAGTGAATGTTGATATGGGCACAGTGAGTAAACCGGTTCAATTGACAGGTGTGTTTGGTGATATAAACGGAGACTCCCTCACGTATACGGCAGTTTCTTCTGACCCGTCAGTAGTAGAGACAAGTGTGCAAGCCGATACGTTGACGTTAAATTTCAAGGATAAAGCTGGTTCAGCGACGATTACAGTGAAAGCTACCGACCCTACTCTTCTAAGCACGCAGACTACATTTACGGTTAATGTGGCAGATCCGGATGCGGGTAAGGGGCTGTTTATTTCAGAGGTTGTATGGGGAGATGAGGAAACTCAAGCAATTGAACTATACAATCCGACTTCGAAAGAAATTGACCTATCCAGTTATTCTATTAAACGTAGTGATGGTGGAGATCCAATTGAATTTGCAAGTGGGACGACGATTCAACCTTATAACACATTGGTTATTGCAGATAACTCTACAGGTTTCCCGATAGACGAAGACGATCAATACTATATCTCTTTTAACGTGGATCAGTTGAACCCTCAAGAGTTTATCTTACAACTCTATCAAAATGGTCAGGATAACCCTCTGGATACTGCCATGATGAAGCCAGCTCAATCGATTACGAGAACAACCGGCATTGTGCATGGAGATACATCCTATGATGCAACCCAATGGATTGAACAAGGTGCTAACCACTATGACGGTCTAGGCAACTATACATCCATCAATCCTACGCCATAA